The DNA segment AGCTCCAAGGCCAACCCAGCCCCTTCAGCTGATCCCGCGTCATTACACCATCCCTGGGTCCCACTGACGTCCCCCCTCAGCACCACCTTCCCTTCTCATCCTTCCTCAAACTCCCGGATTTGGCTCACCCACGCAGATGAAGTGTCCGCCAGCTGCAGCAATCCCTCGAGCAAACACTGCTTGTCCTGAAAGGAAACCAAGAGCCGGGCATGACCTGTGGCAGTTCTCAGGAACCGGGACACTGGTGCAGCAGTGTGACGCACCAGGGTGCCCATTCGAGTTTCATCTTTAGGGCTAGTCCTATAGCTGCCACACTGGGTCCCTTCCAAGCCCCTTCGCAGCTGCCTCGGGCGCCTGTCAAGCCAGGATCAAGGAGACAGGGTGACACTATGACCTCTTCCAGACCCTTCTGCTAAGCTGCTTTGAAGGACTGTCCTGGCTCAATCCTAACCAGACCCAGCAGCAAGGCTGCTGGGGGTCTCTAGACCACGAGGAATCAAGCTGCACTACAGGAATCACACACAtctggggaaggagagcaggcagaggggctggggagctccTCGCTGTGCTCCCACCATAGGATTTACCTGGAGGATGCTCCGTGACATCCAGTGCGTGCCAATAAACCATGATGGAGCCATCGGACTCATACatctggagagagaaagcagcagggtgaGGCCCAAGAGGCTCATCCTCCCAGCATCGTGACTTCGCTTCTCACCCTCAGCAGAAAACCATCTCACCTGAATCCCTTTCTGAGAGGTCAGCACCAGCAGGACCCGTGACGGCAGGACACACCAAGCAGCCTGGAAGGAAAGGCAGCTCAGTAGAAGTCCAGCAAGGGGGAAGATGGGGCAAAAGCCCTCCCTGCCTTCCAGGGGAGGGACAGTCTGAACTTATCCACAGAGGTGTTTGGGTTTCCAGCCCCTGTCATGAGTTACAGGAGGTGGCTCCCTATTGTCCTCAGGGACCTCTCCAAGGTCTCACAAACCTTTCTGGTaggctccttccctctccccatccctgtaATTAGGACACCGCAGGCTCCTGCTTCTGTCCCAGCAGCTCTACAGCCATGCACACTCATCTGGGAAGgccctttctcccctctctgtaGCTCTACTGCCTCCTCCCGTTTGGGCCTTGTGGTCAATGGGTCTCATCTGCTCAGGTTAGAGCAAGTTTGCATTAAAGTGCAGACCTCTTCTTACACCAGCACACCCTGCTGAGGTGAGCATCATCCTCATCAGggcacagaaagcaaaagcaaagaccaaGAGACAATGTCATGGCAAACCCCGGGTGCCCCTTGTCATGCTGCACTCCCCTGTCCAGCTCCCACTGGCCCTGGTGAACCCACCGCCAGCACTGCGCTCCCTCCACCCAGCGCCAGCACTCTATGCAGCTGCCCCTCCCTGTCACCTCCTCTGCAATCATGCTGGGAGCTGTTTATCGGTTTACAGCGTTGCTCTGGCTCCATTTCGGAGGCAGCACGGCACTCCTTATGGCCTAGGCTATGGAGCCTGCTTCCCATTAGGGGAGCGGGGCTGTCTAAACAGCTGCTGCATGTCACAGCCCTCCTGGCGTTGGAAAGGTGGCAGCAAGAAGACAGCAACTAATGAGCCTGCCAGCTCGCTCTCCCCGTGGGAGGCTCTGTCAGGCAGGGCCTGAGCTGTACAAGCCAGCACGGAGGACACCGTGGCCCAAGAAGGGGTGCGGGCACACTGCCTCTACCTGGGTGAGGACGGAGGTGCTGACGGCCATCCCGCCCTCCTTCGCCTGCAGCTGGCGGTGGGAGAAGCCGAGCCCGTCGGTGGCGGCGCTGACCACGTTGACGCTGGGGCCGTGCACGGCGCTGAAGCAGGCGAGCTGCCGGCCGGGCAGGCGCAGCACGCTCAGGTTGTTGTACAGCGCCgcgctgctgctcttcagctggatGCTCTTCTCCTTGCGGTACATCCTGCGGGAGACGGGGCAGCTCCAGGGACACGACACCGGGGCAGCCCCTGGGACACCGGCCGcgcaccgccccccccagcaGAGGCCCaaggctgcccctgccccagcgccctccccGTACCCCCGCCAGGGCCCCCCGTCCTTGGGCTCCTCCCCGTCTTTGGATTCCCCTTCAGGGACGCCCCTCCGTGCCCCCATCCCGCCCTCCCGGGACCCCCGCCGTCCCCGCTCCTTCCCCGCTCACTCGGTGTCCGCTGCAGCCATGGAGACGGCGTCGCGGCGTGATGACGCAGCGGGCGGCGcgccgcgccgggggcggggccggcgttGCCGTGGAGACCGGGACGCCTCCCGCCCCGGCGCGGGGATGGCCGAGGTAGGGGGGCGGGTAGTATACGGCCGGGAGTGGGGGGTTTACGGCCGGGGGGAGCGAGGGGGCACCCCGGGacgggccggggagcgggggagccggggggggtggtTGTGAGGAGCTGGGGTGTACTGGGGTGTGGTGAGTCGGGGTGTGCTGGGGCATGCTGGGGTGTACCGGGGTGTGCTGGGGCATGCTGGCGTGTATTGGGGTGTCCTGGGGTGTCTTGGGGTGTGCTGGGATGAGCTGGGGTACATTGGGGTGTGGTGGGGTGGGTTGAGATGAGTTGTGAGGAGCTGGGGTGTACTGGGGTGTGGTGAGTTGGGGTGTACTGGAGCATGCTGGGGTGTATTGGGGTGTGCTGGCATGAGCTGGGGTGTATTCGGGCATGCTGAGGTGTATTGGGGTGGATTGGAGTGTACTGGCATATGTTGGGGTGTACTGGCGTATGCTGGGGTACATTGGGGTGTGCTGGGGGTGGATTAGGGTGATTTGGGCTGTACTGGGGTGTGCTGGGCTATATTGGGGTatactgggaggagctggggcacGCTGGGGCGTGCTGGGATGTGCAGGTGTATACTTGTGTGTGCTGGCTTGTATTTGGGCATGCTGGGGTGTATTGGGATGTACTGGGGTGTATCAGGGCATGCTGGGCATAGCTGAAGTACACGGGGGGTGCCATGGGTAGCACCGGGATGCCGTGTTAGAGATGCCCCCACTATGGGATGGGACACGGAGGATCTCCCCGCTCCCCTCATACCCCGGTGTTGCTGACAGGAGCCTGGGAAAGCAGAAACCTCTGGGGTCATGTGTGAGGGGGATCTTGTCTCTGGTCCCTCTCAAGCTGAGAGGGACCTTGGGCTATATCCATCCCAGTAACAGCATGGTCCTGGGGCCATTCTGGCGTTCCCCTGCctcaggctgcaggagaagcaggagcTTCAAGGGTTGTCACGTCTCCCTGCAGAAAATGACCCCCCGGGAGCGGGCGGCCACCTCCAAGTCACGCGGGGAGAGATCCCGGCCACCCACTGTCACCGCTGCCCGAGCCGACATTGTCCCCGGGCGCCTGCCTGAGGAGGAATGGCTCTCCCTGCTCAGGGCTGAGCAAAGTGACAAGGACGTCGGGGACATCCTCGCAGAGCTCTTGGGCCGTGTGATGGATGAGTGCTCCAAAGCCTATGCGGCTCAGCAGGTGAGCGCACCTAGACCCTGCTTTTGGGGGGGATCTGGGTGCCTGGGGTGAGTGTGGGTCCCTTGCAGCTCCTGCTCCGTGGTGTGGAAGAGGGTGGAGGGCACAGAGTGTcgagtggggcagggggggactcAGCCCTGTCTCTGTCCGCAGTGCGTGCCCTTCACCGTGGGCCAGGCGCGGGACGCCCTCCTGCAGATCGCCCAGTGGCGCTTCCTGGCACGGGACGAGGGGGAGTCAGACACCGAGGGAGACGGCTCCTGGCAGGAGGACGAGGAACCCGAGCCCTGCACTGCAGACTCCTGGGCGCAGGGCTCCGTTCCTGTCCTGTGTACCCGTCTGTCCCCATGCCCGGGAGAGGTGAGATGGCCCACAAAACCATGCCGTGGCCCCCAGGTGGCCGAGCTTTTCCCGTTGCCTGCATGTGAGACTGGGGCGAGTCAGCCTCATGGCGAAGGGTtgtgctctggggctgtgggATATCCACTGAGACCCTCGTCCCGGTGAGGGGGGGTCCTCTGGGTGCTGTTGCACAGCCCCTGGCAGGGCACAGCCTCCCCTGAACACCCCCTGAGGAGCTGGGGGGTCGCCCACACCAAGTCACCCCCATCAGGCACCTCGACACCCCCGGCCCACACCAGGTCCCCCTTTGTCCCCTCCTGGGCAGGTCTCCGGTGCGCAGCCCCCACGCCAGCATGGAAGGCAGGACCCTCCAGCGACTGCCGAGCCTGGAGCTCCCCCCACGCAGCCCCTGTGTCCTGGCCAggtcaccaccaccagcaccgtcctgcctgtgccagggccaTCCCGCCCGGAGCTGCTGCGGGACAAGGCGGTCATCGCTACCCAGCCCCCTGAGGGAAAACATCCCCAGGCCTGGCCCCCGCTAC comes from the Chroicocephalus ridibundus chromosome 5, bChrRid1.1, whole genome shotgun sequence genome and includes:
- the C5H2orf81 gene encoding uncharacterized protein C2orf81 homolog; translation: MPPLWDGTRRISPLPSYPGVADRSLGKQKPLGSCVRGILSLVPLKLRGTLGYIHPSNSMVLGPFWRSPASGCRRSRSFKGCHVSLQKMTPRERAATSKSRGERSRPPTVTAARADIVPGRLPEEEWLSLLRAEQSDKDVGDILAELLGRVMDECSKAYAAQQCVPFTVGQARDALLQIAQWRFLARDEGESDTEGDGSWQEDEEPEPCTADSWAQGSVPVLCTRLSPCPGEVSGAQPPRQHGRQDPPATAEPGAPPTQPLCPGQVTTTSTVLPVPGPSRPELLRDKAVIATQPPEGKHPQAWPPLRRMETIQPGRPRRSVGVKQEGTGTILGVPRLGPGRRPECWIRPQVEVLDPGAEAKPPACSRGARWHSRGQEPGNSPLSQGLAAAGGRRLQPCPPGSPQPRSSLPRQLGSLLDSAQLAPGVTIRWGGSVKRGLCIPVHGEEEEEEETGYLRPICPTVPFPAIAAREVTGDGEH